In Mercurialis annua linkage group LG5, ddMerAnnu1.2, whole genome shotgun sequence, a single genomic region encodes these proteins:
- the LOC126680562 gene encoding NAC domain-containing protein 104, producing MSGDNHVNLPPGFRFYPTEEELVVHFLQRKAALLPCHPDVIPDLDLYPYDPWELDGKALAEGKQWYYYSRRTQNRITENGYWKTIGIEEPVLTNANKRVGIKKYSVFYVGEEPTQWIMEEYRLSSSDSASSSRSSKRRGQTKLDRSKWVICKVYERNSDDEDDGSTELSCLDEVFLSLDDLDEISLPN from the exons ATGAGCGGCGATAATCATGTTAATCTCCCACCCGGGTTTCGATTTTATCCGACTGAGGAAGAGCTCGTCGTTCATTTTCTTCAGCGTAAGGCCGCGCTTCTACCTTGTCATCCCGATGTCATCCCTGATCTTGATCTTTATCCTTATGATCCATGGGAACTTGATG GTAAGGCATTAGCGGAGGGAAAGCAATGGTACTACTATAGCCGTAGGACACAAAATAGGATAACTGAAAATGGATATTGGAAGACAATAGGCATTGAAGAACCTGTTCTTACCAATGCCAACAAGAGAGTTGGCATCAAAAAATATTCAGTATTTTACGTTGGAGAAGAGCCAACACAATGGATAATGGAAGAGTACCGTCTTTCGTCATCGGATTCTGCTTCGAGTAGTAGATCATCCAAAAGAAGAGGACAGACAAAATTA GATCGTAGTAAGTGGGTTATTTGTAAAGTATACGAAAGAAATAgtgatgatgaagatgatggGTCGACAGAACTCTCATGTTTGGATGAAGTTTTTTTATCATTAGATGATCTTGATGAGATTAGCTTGCCAAATTAG
- the LOC126680563 gene encoding uclacyanin 1-like, which yields MAIVAKMTLVMILVSVGIGGQRVVAEDEDYKAMHHVVGGDRGWDPSTDVGSWSAGTTFRVGDKIWFTYSRVHGKIAELKTKEEYESCDVSNPIRMYTDGLDSVSLEEEGIRYFASSNSKSCKSGLKLHVEIMPSDSPKIITSEGSALALAAGPISSGSTQLAANCVFLIIGLLISNLI from the exons ATGGCTATAGTGGCGAAGATGACATTGGTTATGATATTAGTGAGTGTAGGAATTGGTGGGCAAAGGGTTGTGGCTGAGGATGAGGATTATAAGGCTATGCACCATGTTGTTGGAGGAGATCGTGGCTGGGATCCTTCCACTGATGTGGGTTCTTGGTCCGCCGGTACAACTTTTAGAGTTGGTGATAAAATTT GGTTCACATACTCCAGAGTGCACGGAAAGATAGCTGAGCTCAAAACCAAAGAAGAATACGAGTCTTGCGATGTCAGCAATCCAATCAGAATGTATACCGACGGCTTAGATAGCGTCTCGCTAGAAGAGGAAGGGATCCGCTATTTCGCGAGTAGCAACTCAAAAAGCTGCAAGAGTGGCTTGAAGCTACACGTGGAGATAATGCCATCGGATTCACCAAAAATAATAACATCGGAGGGTTCTGCTTTGGCTCTTGCTGCTGGGCCCATCTCATCTGGCTCAACTCAATTGGCTGCAAACTGTGTATTCCTGATAATTGGATTATTGATATCCAATCTCATATGA